A portion of the Aphelocoma coerulescens isolate FSJ_1873_10779 chromosome 1, UR_Acoe_1.0, whole genome shotgun sequence genome contains these proteins:
- the LOC138117490 gene encoding maestro heat-like repeat-containing protein family member 6, with the protein MEQRPLTVPKQALVKSEEEGPAAAPAQQPAEVQQFQQPQEDAAVDRTQEQGPARGRFRRTAQMICEFIRRIREEESSVTGTGVRAHPHIFKTKTSAALLDMLVEEGVSSPKRVPAMVRYIHQWLLSNEYPDSRLSRTLLALTEAYPTDVVMTILRVAPSCDRAATTMWKTLMCSVRTSKTVMPLLLDVLGSWPEHSTRTSDGDDTVVFALAATLVMWKILQVPCVPHVVTVYLPHLFVHLLFQVFFSTVQMPEKVENLWRACQEQHGLATDPNRFAVQTLKDLLCRLYYEDVVVAVEHKRGWDTLLCADTHHHAVGLLAREMSRASKFMPFRIVCHLFSLLSGEEPCQDLPALAFIVEVLSDPPFQHWLDWGRCSDSVLEIMSKNLRSECRERRRLALRGLVVLSEDPSMNKGMWSLSESLVERLQEDDSNMAGMTIVVLGYLFLHSGAPIPSPIALQLAEALLPLFDNDDSQVRLRSTCIFQEMMGLLSAEGKKALKSHVRQSLLPLSFHCHDEDGHVADASREALHCAASFLKRRDLERVLDAKQTWRFGEGLLAGDRSRAAEHLRRALPYLRSPQESLRQAAIRFIGIAGRHLRGQQEELQLLCEALEDASRDISPAVSSLARQTAYVLRALERAPRSIFQMLRDRLRRACRTRPRLSGRGWLQCWSSSSTCLNAADRAAGQGPELRGRLRDRCLEMAATPVPGRNRRLCPPARALLAGLLRAPRCLLIRPLCSSVGAAALLGRAGGEPEGPGWWEGLRNRVSKTISSPRAAASFLPPGCSGTSPMRLSPRPAAEALEASRRWGTPQGAQAGPAGDKEGGGPCRARPLAAANKGQWAEAGPAASPGPRGCPGHGAVTEAPRTQSSGPAQLLPPRGGRRCLLEQGCRVAAAEAALDAAETAAERAQEQQQPERLLTKASAPAGMPNGGIMWAQLHVAWQKAPAELATMAFSCLASLTATLGSFGCSPCP; encoded by the exons ATGGAGCAGAGGCCCCTGACCGTGCCCAAGCAGGCCTTGGTGAAAAGTGAGGAAgaaggccctgcagctgccccagcacagcagcctgcagaggtgcagcagttccagcagccacaggagg ATGCAGCCGTGGACCGGACACAAGAGCAGGGCCCCGCCCGTGGCCGCTTCCGCAGAACAGCGCAG ATGATTTGCGAATTCATCAGGAGAATTCGGGAGGAAGAGAGCAGCGTCACAGGCACTGGGGTCAGAGCACACCCTCACATCTTCAAAACCAAGACCAGTGCCGCCCTGCTGGATATGCTTGTGGAGGAGGGCGTTTCCAGCCCAAAGAGA GTGCCCGCCATGGTGAGGTACATCCACCAGTGGCTCCTGTCCAATGAGTATCCTGACTCCAGACTGTCCAGGACCCTTCTGGCTCTGACTGAGGCCTACCCCACTGATGTGGTGATGACCATCCTGCGTGTGGCCCCATCATGTGACAG agctgccacGACCATGTGGAAGACGCTCATGTGCTCAGTCAGGACTTCAAAGACAGTCATGCCGCTACTCCTCGATGTGCTGGGGAGctggccagagcacagcacGCGCACCTCCGACGGGGACGACACAGTCGTCTTTGCCCTGGCT GCAACTCTGGTGATGTGGAAGATCCTCCAGGTGCCCTGTGTGCCACACGTAGTGACAGTCTATTTGCCCCACCTCTTTGTGCATCTGCTCTTCCAAGTGTTCTTCAGCACAGTGCAGATGCCAGAGAAGGTTGAGAACTTGTGGAGAGCATGCCAGGAGCAACATGGCCTTGCCACCGACCCCAACAG GTTTGCAGTGCAGACCCTGAAGGACCTGCTCTGCCGACTCTACTATGAGGACGTGGTGGTGGCCGTGGAACACAAGCGTGGCTGGGACACgctgctctgtgctgacacCCACCACCACGCAGTGGGTCTGCTGGCCAG ggagATGTCCCGGGCCTCCAAATTCATGCCTTTCCGGATCGTTTGCCACCTGTTCAGCCTGCTCAGCGGGGAGGAGCCATGCCAGGATCTGCCTGCCCTGGCCTTCATTGTGGAG GTCCTCTCAGATCCCCCTTTCCAGCATTGGCTGGACTGGGGTAGATGCAGTGACAGCGTTCTGGAGATCATGTCCAAGAACCTGCggagcgagtgcagggagagGCGTCGCCTGGCGCTCAGAGGCCTTGTGGTGCTCAGCGAGGATCCCTCGATG AACAAAGGAATGTGGAGCCTGAGCGAAAGCCTCGTGGAGCGCCTGCAGGAAGATGACAGCAACATGGCTGGGATGACCATCGTCGTCCTCGGCTATTTGTTCCTGCATAGTGGTGCCCCGATACCCAGCCCCATCGCCCTGCAGCTGGCTGAGGCGCTCCTGCCACTTTTTGACAAC GATGACAGCCAGGTGCGGCTGCGCTCCACGTGCATCTTCCAAGAGATGATGGGCTTATTATcggcagagggaaaaaaggccCTGAAGTCACACGTGCGCCAGAGCCTGCTCCCACTCTCCTTCCACTGCCATGACGAGGACGGGCACGTGGCCGAT gcctcccGGGAAGCGCTGCATTGTGCGGCCAGCTTCCTGAAAAGGAGAGATCTCGAACGCGTGCTGGACGCAAAGCAGACATGGAGGTTCGGCGAGGGCCTG ctggcaggggacaggagcCGAGCGGCCGAGCACTTGCGGCGGGCCCTGCCGTACCTGCGGAGCCCACAGGAGTCCCTGCGACAGGCGGCCATCAGGTTCATTG GCATCGCCGGGCGGCACCTGAGGGGCCAGCAGGAagagctccagctcctctgcGAGG CCCTTGAAGACGCGTCCCGTGACATCAGCCCTGCCGTTTCCAGCCTGGCGCGTCAAACAGCCTACGTCCTCCGGGCACTGGAGAGAGCTCCGCGCTCCATCTTCCAGATGCTGCGAGATCGACTCCGCAGGGCATGCAGGACACGGCCTCGTCTGTCGGGCCGTGGCTGGCTGCAATGCTGGAGCTCCTCATCGACCTG CCTTAATGCTGCCGACAGAGCGGCTGGGCAGGGGCCGGAGCTGCGGGGACGGCTGCGAGACCGGTGCCTGGAGATGGCCGCAACTCCTGTCCCAGGCAGGAACCGCCGCCTGTGTCCTCCTGCCCGTGCGTTGCTGGCTGGACTGCTGAGGGCTCCGAGGTGCCTCTTGATCCGACCCCTCTGCAGCTCCGTCGGGGCTGCGGCGCTGCTTggccgggctgggggagagCCTGAGGGGCCGGGGTGGTGGGAAGGCCTGAGGAACCGGGTGTCAAAGACCATAAGCAGCCCCCGGGCAGCCGCCTCGTTCCTGCCACCCGGCTGTTCCGGCACTTCCCCGATGCGTCTGTCTCCCAGGCCTGCGGCAGAAGCCCTCGAGGCCAGCAGGAGGTGGGGAACACCCCAAGGTGCACAGGCTGGGCcggctggggacaaggagggcGGGGGGCCATGCCGGGCACGGCCACTGGCCGCTGCCAATAAGGGGCAGTGGGCggaggcagggccggcggccagcccgggcccccgcggcTGCCCAGGCCACGGTGCTGTGACCGAGGCCCCCcggacacagagctctgggcccgcacagctgctgcctccacgGGGAGGCCGGCGATGTCTCCTCGAGCAGGGCTGCCGAGTCGCTGCTGCCGAAGCGGCTCTGGACGCcgcagaaacagcagcagagcgtgcacaggagcagcagcagcccgaaCGCCTGCTCACCAAGGCATCCGCACCAGCCGGGATGCCAAACGGGGGCATAATGTGGGCACAACTGCACGTGGCTTGGCAAAAGGCTCCAGCAGAATTGGCCACAATGGCTTTCTCTTGCCTTGCCAGCCTCACAGCGACGCTCGGCAGCTTCGGCTGCAGCCCGTGCCCTTGA